In a genomic window of Leishmania mexicana MHOM/GT/2001/U1103 complete genome, chromosome 30:
- a CDS encoding putative c2 domain protein gives MGRLEVRICGARNIGDTRRAGIPDPYVKAVMGDRKKTRRKYTTKVVGSSLHPVWNEVVKFPVADEDSEQIIFELWNNNVIVDDLMGVYSLSVNSLTRGVVSDMWVTLKGTGLSSAELHLQVLAVDFGADPQPSSMLVRSIEECKAAAATKPVMAAAEIQKATCADDFDSVQNPSFSGPAMGILLQAPVAPPPQPLLPSIYNQQPAYVQQAKPYPLQPAPPVMYLQPPTLPPQVVYQHHAQPPHQPTYYQQAPPQGSYYRAPQQPYQYMYGPSPI, from the coding sequence ATGGGCCGTCTGGAGGTGCGCATCTGCGGTGCTCGCAACATCGGCGACACCCGAAGGGCTGGTATTCCCGACCCGTATGTGAAGGCCGTGATGGGCGACAGGAAAAAGACGCGCCGCAAGTACACGACGAAGGTGGTCGGTAGCAGTCTGCACCCCGTCTGGAATGAGGTGGTCAAGTTCCCTGTCGCCGACGAAGACTCCGAGCAGATCATTTTCGAGTTGTGGAACAACAACGTCATTGTGGACGACCTGATGGGCGTCTACTCGCTCTCTGTGAACAGTTTGACGCGCGGTGTTGTGAGCGATATGTGGGTCACCCTCAAGGGCACGGGGCTCTCGTCGGCAGAGCTTCATCTGCAAGTGCTGGCGGTAGACTTTGGCGCTGATCCCCAGCCAAGCAGCATGCTGGTGCGCTCCATTGAGGAATGCAaggccgctgcagccacaAAGCCTGTAATGGCCGCTGCCGAGATACAGAAGGCGACGTGTGCAGATGACTTTGACTCCGTCCAGAACCCGTCATTCAGCGGGCCGGCGATGGGCATTCTGCTGCAGGCGCCAgttgcgcctccgccgcagccgctgctacCGTCGATCTATAACCAACAGCCAGCCTATGTTCAGCAAGCAAAGCCTTACCCTCTGCAGCCCGCCCCACCAGTAATGTATCTGCAGCCGCCTACGCTTCCGCCGCAGGTCGTCTATCAGCACCATGCACAGCCTCCCCACCAGCCGACCTACTATCAGCAAGCGCCACCGCAAGGGAGCTACTACAGGGCGCCTCAACAGCCGTACCAGTACATGTACGGCCCATCGCCAATTTGA
- a CDS encoding putative c2 domain protein has translation MGRLEIRVCGARNVANMQKVGKPDPYVKVKLSNHNKSKIKYKTHVAENCLNPVWNALFKFQVADYDSTQVVLELWNDNVIVDDLLGSYSLSLNGLTRGVVVDTWVLLEGTRGSPSELHLRILAVDFGRDPGPGDRLTLSLDGDTMLPPTGQTYRPPKNYVPQTQGIVLQSYPHAPLGPPPPVAYSASAAPMPQGQYGYVAPPQLQGYAYGAPPPPPQQPPLQGYGYGAPPPPQPMYGAPQPQQCLPYAAGPPPPHLYGTPPPQRRPVQMAYGIPPDM, from the coding sequence ATGGGCCGCCTCGAGATCCGTGTCTGCGGCGCCCGCAATGTGGCGAACATGCAGAAGGTCGGTAAACCCGACCCGTACGTGAAGGTCAAGCTGAGTAACCATAACAAGTCCAAGATAAAGTACAAGACCCACGTAGCTGAGAACTGCCTTAACCCCGTCTGGAATGCGCTCTTCAAGTTTCAAGTCGCCGACTACGACTCGACGCAGGTGGTGCTCGAGCTGTGGAACGACAACGTCATTGTGGACGACCTCCTCGGAAGCTACAGCCTCTCCCTCAACGGTCTAAcccgcggcgtcgtcgttgATACCTGGGTGCTTCTCGAGGGAACGAGGGGCTCGCCCTCGGAGCTGCACTTGCGCATCCTTGCTGTCGACTTTGGCCGCGATCCAGGACCTGGCGACCGGCTCACGTTATCGCTCGACGGGGACACCATGCTGCCGCCCACGGGCCAGACATACCGCCCGCCGAAGAACTACGTGCCGCAAACGCAGGGGATTGTACTGCAGTCGTACCCCCATGCTCCGCTAGGGCCCCCGCCACCGGTGGCCTACAGTGCCTCGGCTGCGCCGATGCCGCAAGGACAGTACGGCTACGTGGCTCCACCACAACTGCAGGGGTACGCATACGGtgctcctcccccaccgccccAGCAGCCGCCGTTACAGGGGTACGGCTAtggcgcgccaccgcctccgcagcccaTGTACGGCGCCCCGCAGCCCCAGCAGTGTCTGCCGTACGCTGCCGGtcctccaccaccccacctctACGGCACCCCccctccgcagcggcggccggtACAGATGGCCTATGGTATCCCGCCCGACATGTAA
- a CDS encoding putative ras-like small GTPases: MSSTGQHANIGDPDDYTYTEDPAGQQVKVPVSKEYVFKVVILGDYSVGKTSLIKRLLSIPASCASPSRHEDCSDMDDSVGDSDADDALAAVTPTVGTDFYSLILPDVVPGASVRLQIWDTAGLEKYAASYERTLRNASFVICVFDVTNPSSLHSVVDRHLSLVAEHVPHLDQADVMVVANKIDIIADVSTSGTALRSARKRARLPDNAFVIAIDEDASTATNDSSADIFASAEGASEDPIVTARKVQAEVFDLFTDVHYAEVSAKTKQHLREMLHAVCYALLRNSVGDNPNLRIPDGTPPSEVLAHTVLPQAAGANCSTGATVPIFSAPQLDPATIKTPPAAVPRDSPTTGSLRPPRRTTSAPPAASWRSTEAFSFDLAPTQFSSEAVFSPVDGSDGAIDKPGGDGSALLHVVASGDSPVDGSSTRLPTPRGDLTKGVDAGDVHLDSTGGSTEPRTGPDPKEDPKARKEREQAEMKAVLSRAGRRKANPNGGDADTGSSAAWLQGDADRMENDVALGLKKAGDASSASCRGPVSSILDSHGVQDHGKGNQGIRGRDSDDDDDGVRMQVQLKERFAQIEHDIRQNATAAHQRATKAKKKTKTKGKCNCCVL; this comes from the coding sequence ATGAGCTCGACTGGTCAGCATGCCAATATCGGTGACCCGGATGACTACACGTACACTGAAGACCCGGCCGGTCAGCAGGTGAAAGTGCCGGTCTCGAAGGAGTACGTATTCAAGGTGGTCATACTCGGCGACTACAGCGTAGGGAAAACGTCTCTCATCAAGCGGTTACTTTCTATTCCGGCCTCCTGTGCATCCCCAAGCCGCCATGAGGATTGCTCTGACATGGACGACAGCGTCGGCGACAGTGATGCTGATGACGCGCTGGCCGCGGTGACGCCAACTGTAGGCACCGATTTTTACTCACTCATCCTACCTGATGTTGTCCCTGGTGCGTCCGTGCGACTCCAAATATGGGACACGGCTGGACTGGAGAAGTATGCGGCGAGCTACGAACGTACGTTGAGAAACGCGTCCTTCGTCATCTGCGTCTTCGATGTGACGAACCCCAGCAGCTTGCACAGTGTGGTAGACCGCCATCTCTCCCTCGTTGCCGAGCACGTTCCTCACCTCGACCAGGCGGATGTCATGGTAGTGGCAAACAAAATAGACATAATCGCCGATGTGTCGACGAGCGGCACAGCGCTGCGCAGTGCGCGAAAACGGGCCCGGCTACCGGACAACGCGTTTGTAATCGCCATCGATGAGGACGCTTCGACGGCCACgaacgacagcagcgcggaTATCTTCGCAAGCGCTGAGGGTGCTAGCGAGGACCCAATTGTGACGGCACGCAAGGTGCAGGCGGAGGTGTTTGATCTCTTCACCGATGTCCACTACGCCGAGGTGAGCGCTAAGACGAAGCAGCATCTTCGGGAAATGCTGCATGCCGTCTGctacgcgctgctgcgaaaCAGCGTCGGTGACAACCCGAACCTCCGGATTCCCGATGGAACACCACCGAGTGAGGTGCTCGCGCACACAGTATTGCCACAGGCCGCCGGTGCGAACTGTTCGACAGGGGCCACTGTACCCATCTTTTCAGCGCCTCAGCTTGACCCGGCCACCATCAAGacgcctcctgcggcggtgccgcgagACTCGCCAACCACGGGCAGCTTGCGTCCACCACGAAGAACAACTTCCGCGCCCCCTGCCGCCAGTTGGCGTTCTACTGAGGCATTTTCGTTTGACTTGGCGCCGACACAGTTCAGCTCTGAGGCGGTTTTCTCTCCGGTGGACGGATCCGACGGTGCCATTGACAAACCTGGCGGTGATGGGTCTGCCCTGCTGCATGTGGTCGCCAGTGGCGACAGCCCCGTTGATGGGTCCTCCACCCGACTGCCGACGCCACGAGGGGATCTTACAAAAGGAGTAGATGCTGGCGACGTGCACCTTGACTCGACGGGTGGTTCGACGGAGCCGCGGACTGGGCCAGATCCGAAAGAGGATCCCAAGGCGCGAAAGGAGCGCGAGCAGGCAGAGATGAAGGCTGTATTGAGCCGTGCAGGCCGGAGGAAAGCGAACCCTAATGGGGGCGACGCTGACACAGGTAGCTCGGCGGCATGGTTGCAGGGTGATGCAGATAGGATGGAAAACGACGTCGCTCTTGGGCTGAAAAAGGCCGGTGATGCGTCGTCTGCTTCCTGCCGAGGACCTGTCTCCTCTATCCTGGACTCGCACGGAGTCCAGGATCATGGTAAAGGTAATCAAggcatccgaggccgtgactctgacgatgacgacgacggtgtgcGCATGCAGGTGCAGCTAAAGGAGCGATTTGCCCAGATAGAACACGACATACGCCAGAACGCCACTGCAGCACATCAGCGCGCCACGAAGGCCAAGAAGAAGACGAAAACGAAGGGAAAGTGCAACTGCTGCGTACTGTGA